The Denitrificimonas caeni genome has a segment encoding these proteins:
- the nudE gene encoding ADP compounds hydrolase NudE yields MREKPVILASEEVARSRIFRVEQLQLRFSNGVERTYERLRGKAGGLGAVMIVAMTDAEHVVLVEEYCAGSEDYELSLPKGLIDPGEDALQAANRELQEEAGFAARSLEFITELSLSPGYMSQRISVVLARDLYPSRLPGDEPEQMRVETVSLRNLLGLLEHPQFTEGRALAAMYVVRDLLQQRGELTV; encoded by the coding sequence ATGCGAGAAAAACCAGTCATTTTAGCCAGCGAAGAAGTGGCGCGTAGTCGTATTTTTCGCGTCGAACAATTACAGCTGCGCTTTAGTAATGGGGTGGAGCGTACTTACGAGCGCTTGCGCGGTAAGGCCGGCGGTTTAGGCGCGGTAATGATTGTGGCCATGACCGATGCTGAGCATGTAGTGTTGGTTGAAGAGTATTGTGCCGGTAGTGAAGATTATGAGTTGTCGTTACCGAAAGGCTTAATTGATCCCGGTGAAGATGCTTTGCAAGCGGCCAATCGTGAGTTGCAAGAAGAGGCGGGCTTTGCTGCGCGTTCTTTAGAGTTTATTACTGAACTGAGTTTATCCCCAGGTTATATGAGTCAGCGTATTAGCGTTGTTTTAGCCCGCGACCTCTATCCGTCACGCTTACCCGGTGACGAACCAGAGCAGATGCGCGTTGAAACCGTTAGCTTGCGTAACTTGCTGGGTTTGTTAGAGCACCCACAGTTTACTGAGGGCCGAGCATTGGCGGCGATGTATGTGGTGCGTGACTTACTCCAGCAGCGTGGCGAGTTAACAGTATGA
- a CDS encoding DUF3298 and DUF4163 domain-containing protein, with protein sequence MQGFKLFVTRAILLGGLSLGAFANSALQAEQRTPLIVPQLLNLVKHKQCFDQAAEEYCADLQIEFEATGVPWLDLALLAKLDMQQDAGQQAPSSIAEQLQRIEQQADAWLSESYADIQEARAAPEPYFIAYDYRDSLRFIAQRNQLASFKQFFYAYSGGAHGMHHTSYALYDLDTRQQLLLPDLLQRFAETKLLEKLRELYLEDYPDYAQSWLSGSLAEQTETLLTDNFVFDEQGLTFSYAPYVLGPYSEGEIRLTLYYSQLQDILKPEYLLGN encoded by the coding sequence ATGCAGGGATTTAAGCTTTTTGTAACCCGCGCTATTTTGTTGGGAGGCCTGAGCCTGGGGGCTTTCGCTAACAGTGCGCTACAAGCAGAGCAGCGCACACCGCTGATCGTGCCGCAGCTGTTAAACTTGGTTAAGCACAAACAATGTTTTGACCAGGCAGCAGAAGAGTATTGTGCGGATTTGCAGATAGAGTTTGAGGCAACAGGGGTGCCTTGGCTGGATCTTGCTTTATTAGCGAAGTTGGATATGCAGCAGGATGCGGGTCAGCAAGCACCCAGCAGTATTGCAGAGCAACTGCAGCGCATTGAGCAGCAAGCGGATGCTTGGCTGAGTGAAAGCTATGCCGATATTCAAGAAGCGCGGGCAGCGCCAGAGCCTTATTTTATTGCTTATGATTATCGGGACAGTCTGAGGTTTATTGCGCAGCGCAATCAGTTAGCCAGTTTTAAGCAGTTTTTCTACGCTTATTCCGGCGGCGCCCACGGCATGCACCACACCAGCTATGCGTTGTATGACTTAGATACGCGCCAACAATTGTTGTTGCCGGATCTTTTGCAGCGCTTTGCTGAGACTAAGCTGTTAGAAAAGTTACGTGAGCTGTATTTAGAGGATTACCCTGACTATGCGCAAAGCTGGCTAAGCGGCAGCCTCGCGGAGCAAACCGAGACCTTATTAACCGATAATTTTGTTTTTGATGAGCAGGGTTTAACTTTCAGCTATGCGCCCTATGTGCTGGGTCCGTACTCGGAAGGTGAAATACGCTTAACGCTGTATTACAGCCAGCTGCAAGACATTCTTAAACCAGAGTATCTACTTGGCAATTAA
- the yrfG gene encoding GMP/IMP nucleotidase encodes MQLLPWEKIDTVLLDMDGTLLDLHFDNVFWLDYMPQYYADKNGITRAEADAYIKPLLASYTGQIHWYCVDFWSGKLDLPIKQMKQDTAELIRLRANADKFLAALRAAGKHCVLVTNAHRDSLQIKLEKVHLEPLLDVIISSHDYGYPKEDQRFWQSLRQELDFQPERSLFIDDSLPVLRSAQHYGIGHLRAVLQPDSQAGHKNCEEFIPSTDLLDLVSNLQIP; translated from the coding sequence ATGCAGCTGCTGCCTTGGGAGAAAATTGATACAGTTTTATTGGATATGGACGGCACGTTGCTCGACCTGCATTTTGATAATGTCTTTTGGCTCGACTATATGCCGCAATATTATGCCGACAAAAACGGAATCACTCGGGCAGAGGCTGATGCTTATATCAAACCTTTGTTAGCCTCCTATACAGGACAAATCCATTGGTACTGCGTGGATTTTTGGAGCGGCAAACTGGATCTACCCATCAAGCAGATGAAACAGGATACAGCCGAGCTGATCCGCCTACGGGCCAATGCCGATAAGTTTCTTGCTGCACTGCGAGCGGCCGGTAAGCACTGCGTTTTAGTCACTAATGCGCACCGTGATTCATTGCAAATCAAACTAGAGAAAGTGCACTTAGAGCCGCTCCTGGATGTCATTATCAGCTCACACGATTACGGCTACCCAAAAGAAGACCAACGTTTTTGGCAAAGTCTCAGGCAAGAGCTGGACTTCCAACCAGAACGCAGCTTATTTATTGACGACAGCCTGCCTGTTCTGCGCAGCGCGCAACATTACGGCATTGGCCATTTACGCGCGGTGTTGCAACCTGACAGCCAAGCAGGTCATAAAAACTGTGAAGAGTTTATCCCATCAACAGATCTACTGGACTTAGTCAGCAACCTACAAATCCCCTAA
- a CDS encoding DUF962 domain-containing protein — protein sequence MSQHKPISFNSFAEFYPYYLSEHENSTSRRLHFFGTLGVISIAVCVLLAVISPWWLLALPVCGYGFAWLGHFVFEKNRPATFQHPFYSLTGDFVMFKDILLGRIAW from the coding sequence ATGAGTCAGCACAAGCCCATCAGCTTTAATAGCTTCGCCGAATTTTACCCGTACTACCTATCCGAGCATGAGAACAGCACCAGCCGCCGCTTACACTTTTTTGGCACCCTTGGCGTGATCAGTATCGCGGTCTGTGTGCTGCTTGCGGTGATCAGCCCTTGGTGGCTGCTAGCACTGCCTGTATGTGGTTATGGCTTTGCTTGGCTGGGACACTTTGTCTTTGAAAAAAACCGCCCCGCGACTTTTCAACACCCGTTTTACAGCTTAACCGGTGATTTCGTGATGTTTAAAGACATCCTGCTTGGCCGCATTGCTTGGTAA